The Streptomyces sp. NBC_01497 region CAATCTTGCGCGACGACGGGATTGCCGTCATGACCTCGACAACCCCGGAACGGGTCGAGAAGAGTGACTCCGGGGGAGTACGGCTCACCATTCGCACAGCCGATGGCGAGCAGCAGATCGAGGGCTCCCACCTGTTGTCGGCCATCGGCCGGATTCCCAACACAGAAGCCCTCGCACTGACCGCGGCCGGTGTCCGGCTGCTGGACAACAGCTCCATCGAGGTCAATGAGTACTTGGAAACCTCTGTCCCCGGTGTCTACGCAATGGGAGACGTCAAGGGTGGTCCGGCCTTCACTCACCTGTCCTACGATGACTACCGGATCCTGCGCGCTAACCTGCTGGGCGGCGAAAAGGTAAGCACACAGGGGAGGCTCGTTCCGTACGCTGTGTTCATCGACCCGCAACTTGGTCGTGTCGGCATGTCCGAGCGGCAAGCGAGGGAGCAGAACCTCACCGTACGCGTTGCCAAGGTGCCGATGAGTTCTGTCATCCGGGCTCTTGAAACCGGGGAAACACGTGGCTTTATGAAGGCTGTCATCGACGCGCGCACCCAACAAATCCTCGGTGCCGCTGTCCTAGGCGCCGAAGGCGGTGAGATCATGACAATCATCCAGGTCGCCATGCTCGGCAAGCTCCCGTATACCGCTATGGCGAATGCCATCTTCACGCATCCGTTGCTGGCCGAGGGCCTCAACAGCCTCTTCCAGGCAGTCGACTCTCACTGATCATTCAGAACGAAGGATCTTGTGGGCCAGAGTTGGTTGAAGTGTCGGCAGGATTTCTCTGCTATCTGCTGATCTTGTGCCTGATGACCTCTGGGAACGTAAGGATGCGTTGCTCCCGGTTCATGCGCCGCGACGGCAGCGATACCCAGGGAGGCAGCCAGCCGTCCTGCCCTGCCAGGCGTCGTTTACGTGAGTCTGCGGTAGCCGGTCAGCCAAGACATGGTGCGTTCGATGACCCAGCGTCGGCGTCCGGGTCGTTCGCTGGACTCGATGCCCTTGCGGGCGATACGGACCCCGATGTGCTTGCCCCACAACCATTTCCGCAGGTGGGGGACGTCGTACGCTTTGTCGGCATGGAGACGCTGAGGCTTGGACCGGGCTGCGTGGGATTCGTGTCCCATGTGGAAATGGGACAGCATCGGCTTCAGCCCAAGGCTGTCGTGGGTGTTGGCCGCGGAGAGTCCGACGCGTAAGGGCACTCCGTTCGCGTCCGACAGGACATGCATTGTGGAACCGTGCTTACCCCGGTCCACGGGGCCCGGACCTGCAAGTTCGCCCCCTTTTTCGCGCGAACAT contains the following coding sequences:
- a CDS encoding mercuric reductase; the protein is MTDERYDVIVIGTSQGGRFLPVDLAKAGKRVALVERDHLGGVCVNTGCTPTKTMVASARLAHQARRGAEYGVRTGPVSVDLVAVLERKQAMVAGARENYASRLAQDGLDLIEGEARFTGPKTIEVALKDGGTLGISAPVIVIDTGTRPKPLAIQGAHDVPVLYSTSIMGLDVLPKHLIVLGGGYIGLEFGQMFRRFGSKVTIIQTGPRLLAAEDDDISDEVAAILRDDGIAVMTSTTPERVEKSDSGGVRLTIRTADGEQQIEGSHLLSAIGRIPNTEALALTAAGVRLLDNSSIEVNEYLETSVPGVYAMGDVKGGPAFTHLSYDDYRILRANLLGGEKVSTQGRLVPYAVFIDPQLGRVGMSERQAREQNLTVRVAKVPMSSVIRALETGETRGFMKAVIDARTQQILGAAVLGAEGGEIMTIIQVAMLGKLPYTAMANAIFTHPLLAEGLNSLFQAVDSH